ATGCACGTGCGAGTTTAACACAAGAAACTGAAAAAAATTATAGCAAGGAAGACCAATCAAAACATATATCTATGTACTCGAAGTAATAGAACCAAAAGTATATCCTTCACCACCAAGAAACCAAAAATATATTCGAGCATACAGAGAAGTTTCTAATTATTAGCCCAGTGAGTTGTACTCAACTTCTTTGCCGCTAAATGTACATGTTACAACCAAACAGCTATTGTCATGAGAATGGGTTGAAATACAGCTTTAGTGCCAGAAACAACAGTTGATAGCCAACACAGTTTGGCATCAGACACTTGCACGAGAAAAGTTCAGAACATACTTATGCAAAGAAAAGATTAAAAGGGCCAATTGCAATTTAGTACTCTCTCCGTCCCATAATTCTTGTCGTGGTTTTAGATGAGGGAGTATTTACCACCTGTTTTATGCTTAGGCACCCAACAATAATCTGTGTTTTTGGCTGGTGCCAATTTCCCCTATTAAGACATGCCAATATTTGGTCATGGAATCTTGTAATATTTTGCTATGCAAGGGAATCTTAGTAAAACACATGCCAAATGCAACCATGCCAATTCTTAGCACcataccaaacagaattttttAATGAGACAATAAATAATGCCTCTAAAATTAAGAACTTTAGAAAAAATTAGATTAGTTCAGAACAATTATAAACGATTGAGTGAAATTAAAAGAATCAAAGCTTCTAGCTACCAGAAGCTTAGCTTATTTTATCGTTTCTTGTTCATTGCAACCCTTAATACCTATGGGGTGGAGGGAGTACTAAAGCAACATTTTAGAGTCAGAACAAAATAATCTTATCAAACTATTAGGCAGGTAACTAGATTCTGCAGCATATTCCGATTTAATTGCGAGCCTAAATACCTGTAGAAACATTTTAGAGCCCTAACAAAATAATCTTGTCATAATATTAGGTGTGTAACTAGAGTACTAGACTCGCAGCACAGCAGCCTAAAACAATCATAAAGGCAGCAAAACTATTTGAGAGCACCTAACTCCAAACATGTAATAGCATATGGATATATTTTTCATTTTATTCACATGCTACCGAAGAAGGTGCAATGATAATACTCCTAAAAAACTGCATTCGTTTCATAATGCCCTAAATTGATTCTGTCTAACGAGTTTACATCCTAAGATCTCTATCATATGATGAACTATACTTCAAATAAGAACCTCTAGCAATCTCATATCATATGGTATCATGTTCTACTGATGATCTCGCTTGATCTCAGGCATTCCTCTCATGAGCAGTGCAATGGAAAAAAAAAGTTCATCACAGTCCATTCTGGATCTCAAAATAAATTAATCTAACAATTGTATTAGTACTATCATATGTATGAATATGCCCTAAAAGGAAAAAATCATTTCCAACGGCTACTGGAAGTCCTTCGATACTATTCTTTTGGAAATCAGAAGCAAGTACCAAAGTAGCTGGCAAGACGTAGTCCCTGGATAATTCAACGGCACTTGTAAAGTTCGATATTGCAGGTACTGAATATGGACGTAAGGTACGAGTTTAAATTTTGTCATTCCATGCTGTCGTCCCACCAATTGAGAAAATCATCATCTTCATAGTACAGGAACAGCATAAGTTCTCAACAGATTGATGGGAAACCACCTTTTGAGGATGACATTTTACCACCTCCAAACAAGTCCAAAGACAATCTATGATGCCTCACCAACTCGTGGAATATACAACCTGTTTGCCATTTCTAACAACTAGTCATGATTCGCCATCAAAAACACTTTCTACCATGGACAAGAAAGTGAAAATTATTTTTTCGATAGATATGACCAAATGAGTAACCTTTAAAGGATCTAGTAACACTGAAACTTGGTAGTGAAGATCTGGTAGAAAAGATTGCACTTTCATCTCGCCACAAATAGGCTAACAGCACACAACCATGCTCACATCCTAACAAAACATTGTCCAATCTTCGTCAGTGACGATCAATTTGCATAATTACTAACTATATGAAACATGGTACTTCTGAAGATCTCATAGGGTATTATAATCGAGATCCACTAAAGAGATTAATGGCAGCCGGTCAGGAATTATAAAAAGCAAACACTTTTTCCACGTATTTTGAGAACAGAAAGACAGGGCATAGTGGTCTTCCGAATGAGCATTCTAAATTTTGCTGTATTATTATGAGCCCTAATGCAGTCGATCCAAAGGAAGGCACACATCAGACATTGCCAAAACAAATATTAGTCCAAGTCGCCAGAGCAAATCAGAAAAACAGTCTGCAACTGTTAAAAAAAAGCCTCCAAAAGAAGTCAGTAGACTGATGTACAAATGGACAACAAGCTGCTGTAGGATCATCTTCACTAAAATCGTGCATGATGGAACATATAGCATCTTTTCGTACTCAAAAAACATACTTATGTAAGCAGCATAATCCAGCAGCTACAGCTTCGAGAATGCAATATATCTACCATCTCTGATTCAATGTGAAAATCATGAAACGAAACCCTTAAACATTTGACCATGGCACACATCATCAGTCATCACAAAAATCTCTCAGTGCACCTCAGATCCAAATCAAGTAAAATTGCTCTTCACACGTATCTGCGGTAACTACAGCACTCTGTAGAACTTCTCTCACACCCTCTTTTCTGCTGCCTTCTGGTTGTACTCGTGTTTGAGAAGGTTCGCCCTCAGaagcatgaacttgacatctctctCAAACTCATTGCCAGTCTGCAATGCACGCTGGAAAGTTCCATTTCTCTGATCAGCATGGTTTGCATacagaatcttgttatgcgagtctATACGAGCCTGCATAAATTTAGGAAAGAAGAAGCTCAGCAATTTGGCACCATATATGTTCCAATACATGTGATGTAAAGCATCTTTGTTAGGTACCTGTATTTTGTTATCAGTGATAAGCGCAGCCAACTCTTTCTCTAACAAGGACACAGTGGTCTTGAAGGCGACAGCCATTGTGTTGAGATCAACAGATATAAATGGGAATGTGTACTGTATGATAGCTTTGTGGCGAATGTCCTTGTACAGAACTTCTAAATGTTCATGCAAATGTATATCCAGCAGCAGGTTTGACTTCAGCTTCTCAAGATACCCCAGACATGAGCCATAGCGACTGATATGAAAAATCTTGTGATTAGCTAATAACAAACAGGTACAAAGAACAAAGAATGGCTGTTTATGAAAGAGAACGGAAAACAAAATGCACGACCTAGTAGCATGAAAGGCATAAATATGCATCTAAAAAATACTACCTTGGTTCCATATTAACTGTCACGCCGTGCCTAGATACATGCGTATCTGCGACAGTTAATATGGAACGAAGAAATACACAAAGGAATTCTTGATGTACTGGGCAACTATGAAATAACATCAAGTCTGCTGCCAGCATTGCTCAATGCTCATAACAAATTGGCTAGAATGCGAGAATGCAGGTGAATAAATAGACATTAGGACATTATTTCTTAGAGAACAATGAAAATGTGTAAGGCCTTGTTAATTCAGACATTATTTGTAATTTTATTTCCCTAACTTATGATCAATTCTAAAAAGCTATTTCATGAACAGTGCCAATGGTAAAATATCTGGTAGTAGAGATATCCACATTATGGTATCATCATAACTCATATAAAGGCTCGCAAACTGAAGTATGTGGTCTCTAAAGATTAATTAATTTACAAAACATCAGATGATAAGTCAAAAGGAAATAAAAAAATCTCAGAACACGCTGACAAACCATGCAACATCGTCACTATAAAAATCAGCTTCACAAATTGCTTATGGCTTAAAACATCATAGAACATGAATCTCCACTAATATGTACTGTAAAAAAGAGTTGTCAGAACCAGAGGATCCGGCTATCCAAGTGCCTAAATATAACACCCCACGTTGCTCCAATAATGCACATCACAACGTGACTAATTAGGAAGCCTCAAATAAGCTATCAATTATTTTGGAATTCCCTTAAACACGGTGTAAACTTGTGATTCCTTCAAAATGTTACATGAACCAAACAAAATGGAGCACAAATTTAGAGTACCAACCTTTGCCCTCTTTAAATTATATAAATATTTTGGACCAACTTATAGACTGACTGTATAAAAAACAATTAATAACCTATAAATTACTGTACTGTTAACATTGCCACCCCCTATAAGTAAAACAAGACTCATAAGCAACTGCTCACATTTTATATGCCGGTCCTTATCTTTTTCTACGTTACCATTCCTTCAAATGTACTTTGTACAGTTTAAATTTACTGAAAGGTCCCCGTGTGTTATCCAGAATACACAGAATGCTTCCCATATTGACCATAATAATCATTGCTATATGACCAATGGATCGAATAGAAATACATCCCACAGCAAAGATGCAGTTCAATAAGGACTATGAGAGCTACCTTGCATAAAAATCATTTACCAGCTCCCTTACTTCAGGCACCAGCTCCAGAAAATTGCGGAAATTGTAGTTGTCAATAACTTTGCTCTGTAACAAATGAGGAAATTGATCTGGTTTAGACAGATCGATAAACCCAAACCATGCCATGGGGAGGGAGGAGATAATTGAAGCAAGGACGCACCTTCAGTTCTGAGCGATCAAAAGAAGCAAGCGCACATAGTGCTCCATAGACAGCAACATCTTGTGGAGAAATGACTTCAGAATAGTTGTTCCTTAGCTCCAATCCTGTCTCTATGAACTACAGAAGGGGGCATGCTTTCATTGTTAGCAGGCAATTTAACAACTATATACCgattatcaagcatccccaatagGAGCATATACAATGCAACATGCTAAGGTGGGTGCTTAGAAAAATAAGCCGGTTTTATTTAAGCACAGGTGCTTATTTACATTAGGCAGATGCCTAACTAGGCACCTCTCTTGTACAAATAAGCACTAGTGTCTAAGAAAATTCTTGGTTTATTTTCGTAAGCATCCCTACTAACTACTAAGCACTTTGAATTGTACATGGCCTAAGAATCTGAAATAAATAATAGAACCTAAGAATAATAACATATGTAATGTGGTTcttcaccaaaaagaatgttgATAGATAATAACTATTGGAAGGTTCCATCAGGTATTAATTATGTCTAGCCCATAGCAGAAATGGATATATCTAATAGAAAACATAGTTTTGTTGGGAGGAATGATGATGAGACCCATGTTTACTTAGTTTTGTACATAAATTACCCAACACTTCCTGAAACTAGACTGAACAAGTATCACAGGAGCAAACAAACTGAGAAGCCTAACAGGCAGCGTAGACTAATAAAATTACTGGATGCCTTCATTAGGTGTCATTCGTGGGTTGCAACAATATACAGATGCCAGAATTTCTGATAGCACAATAGTTACAAAATTTTAGCCAATTCAGAGAACGCTACGCAGCAGATTAATTGATCATGCCTCATGAATCTCTAATATAGTCCAATTTAGCAGTGCAAAATCCTACAGTTAGCAACGAAAGGACTAACCTTCCGGGCAGCAAGCTTGTACTTGTTTGTCTCCAGGTAGGCTAATCCAGCAGCAGCCCGCAGCTTGGCGAGGATAACAGGATCCAAATCATCTGGGGTCTGCTCGGCCTTGCTGACGTAATTGGAGACGTGCATAAACTGACCCAGCTCGACGCTGACCAGAATCACATTCAGACACATCTGGACCACATGCTTGGAGGTGGTGCAGTAATCGCGGGTCCTGATGTAGCTCTTGAGCGCCTCGGAGAGGTGGCCGTGCGCGTAGTGGAAGTCGCCGATGTCGTTGTAGCCCATCCGGATGCTCTCCTTGACCATGTTAGCCTGCGGGTAGGTAAGTGGTTTCAGGCCAATTCGTCGGTCACTGCGTCCAGCAGAAGTGGCAAATCCTGGGAAGAAGAAAagggggtttagggtttggggcacCTTGTAGCCGCTGAGCTCGCTGTCGAGTTTGTCCTTGCGCACGAGGGAGCGGCGCTCGACGGCGTCGGACCAGGCCTGGTCGACGGCGTAGCGGGGGCCGAGGCGGCCGGCGATGTTGGCGACGACGTCGCGGTGGAGGGCCGTGTCCTCGCCCTTGAGGGACCCTTCGTAGGCGAGGCGGAGCGCGTCCAGCCGCATCTGCTCGGACTCGCACTGGCCCGCGATGAAGAGGAGCCGCGCCACGCGCGTGCGGCCCGAGTACTGCGCGGCGTACACCTCGACGTCGAACTGGTCGCCGGAGAGCAGCGCCTGGGAGGGCTCCCCGCCGCCCGCGGGCGCGGGGGCGGTTGGGAGCTCGTCGTCGATGTCCATGGGGTTGAAccctagaggaggaggaggaggaggatggccGGGTGGGAGCAAGGAGAGGGGCGAGAGAGGAGGCAGGAGGACTTGGCTGGAAGGAAACGAGAAATTCAGGGATGGATCTGTATATTCGCGCTAGCGTCAGCGGAACGGGCTGACCAGGCCCGCGATTGTTTCAGGATATGCGCGGTGCACTTTTATATCTCGCGCAGGCAACTTGCAAGGATCGCGCGCTACGGCCCGCCAACGCCATGTTGCGACCTCGTCCATACTAGTATATCTCTATCTATGTCAGCCCACATGAAGTTGAGAATATcctcaaaaagaaaaaaatcaaGTTGAGAATTCTGCTTGACTAGCATCACAACTGTCAATGTCATAAGCTCTCTTTTTTTGTCAATGCCAGATCGGCTTTTTTAAAAAATGGGCCTCCAATCGACGCTTTTTCTGGAAATGTTGCGACTTGCGAGTACCTTGGTACCTTCATCGCATTTGGATTGGTATAGAGACTTGAACAGCTCATTTGGTGGAATTTACCCTCCACCACGGAGGAATTCAAACTTTGAAGCGCACTACCGTAATTCAACTACTCCATGGAGTACTTTGCAATCTGATGGCCATGTCTGACTTTTGAGGCCTCCTAACGGCTTCGGTATTTAAGTTGGCTGGCTGATCTGAAAAGAGCCGTCCATGTTAGTGTTTTATATTTATATCAACTTTCGGAACTGTTACTAAACATTAGCTGGCATTTGCTTGTTAGCCAATTGACATGTCAAGTTGCCAACAAAgaaaaatatggcagcaaataaTATGGGACGACCACCTATTAGTGTTCATCTGTTCAGCAACCAAAAAGTTGAGACCGGCTAAGTGTTTGCATTATAACTTATAAGTTAGGCCTACGAACCAACCAAGTTTGAATGTTCAAGGAAAAAAAACAAGCTCAAACAGTACATATTTGGTTAGCCTCCTAAAAAAACTTACATGGCTCAATTTGCTCTGTTCGGATATCTTTGTGTAAGAAATTCCCCTTGATAAGGTAGATGCACACACGAGACAACATGAGTGAGGAGACACAAGGATGGAAGCGAAACGAGCCACCGAGTGACATCATTGCCTTAAGACAAGTGAAGATTGACATGAATACACATGCCATATTTAAGTTGCACTATCCCTTTCTAATGCAATAATATGCCCTCGACAAAAACTAACCTTGCCTTTGGAAGTTATGAGAGTTGGGGATATATATGAGCaacgaaacaaaacaaaaacagggTGAGCGGGGAAACAAGAAGCCTATCTATTATCATATAAGATATAGCATTTGAAATGTGTATTCTTTTCTACGGAGAACATTGAGCCCCCAAGTAAGTGTGAGAATAATACACATTTAATTCTATGAGCGAAGATGCTACCTGGCTACATAAAACAGCTACTTCGACCATTATGATGAAAATCCCAATATCATGTTGTTGTTGGTTGGTAAAAAACTAAAAATATGTGCAACAAGGTGTTCCACCGAGAAAAGAGGATCCAAACCAGCCTAAAGCCGCGAGAGCAAGGCTTTGCCTTCTGAAGCAATTGCAACTGGTCGTGGTAAGAGCATCcccagccgtctccccgacgaggcccccagaACGGCGTTTTGTCATCCGGATGGACGAGAACGGCCCAGTCgcacccccggttcctcgttttcgtccggattaggactttcatccgtccggatagcccaggccatccccggtcccccggggagcgctcggggactccggacgagagaaaagcggGGACGGGCCCGCCCCGTCGGCGAGAGAGCAGACGAACCCCACCACTTTGTCGATGCAAATCCCTCCTTCCCTTCCTttgctctctcgccgccggcaccacccctcgGCAATCCGTCGGCGGGTTGCTCCAACTCTGTCGTTCCTCCACCCAACAGCCTATATTCCGCCCGTCGTACCCTCTGCCTATTTTCCGCCGCCGGGCAGCTTCCTCGCGCCGCTCCTCGTCGACACGCCCGACAGGTGTTCGTCCAACTGCCTGGCCGAACATGGActccgatgaggaggaggagcagatgttcgccgaGTTTCTTGAAGAAGAAACGGttgccgccgcccaagacgaggagcacctgCTCATCCTCGCTTGCCTGTCCGGCTTGTACGCCGAGTCTGTCATTGGTcgccgtggtgggtcggcaccagatCGCCGGAAATGCAAGCCGAGGCAGCGAATGTAGGGGTACTGCATGCTCTACACCGATACTTCGCCGacgatccattgcacggtgaggctgttttcaggcgtcgtttcaggatgagccggaagctcttcctgaaaattgtgtatgcccttatggacgcttcgaggcaacaccaactagtttccatttgatttgttttgaaaacttgtcttgttttgttaaaccgtaacgtttatttgtaaaaataagcCAAATGTTGGCAAAACTAGCCAAATTCGCCGAATTATATGAAATTTGTCATCCAGAGATGTTTTTTCTCTAAAAAGCGGCGAACCGCGGGTGTCTTCCGAGGAGACGGCTGAAACTTCGACGCTCCCCGAGCCAAAGTTTCGTCTAATCCAGCGTTAAATAGTGCCGGATTTCGGTCCAAGGAGTCCCAACGGCTGGGGATGCTCTAACATGGACATGCAGGTTCTAGCCGTAGGTAAACTAAAGCGGATTTCAGAACCCGGCCACGCCTACTCTCTTAATCGCATATTCATGATTTGGTGGACAAGTGTCCTGCAAGTCTGCAACATATGCTAAACTGATGTCAAACTGGCGCCCTTCGACCAAGTTCCAAAACTTACCTTATAAACAGAATTTAATTTTACTTTTTATTTTATAAAACATAGCAAATTAAATGGCCATAATATCTCACAAAATCTGTATGGGTATATTCCAACTTAATATCTATGTGCGATCGTTTTTCAAGATTTCACAAAACTTATACAAATAAACATTTTCCAAGATCCTGAAAGTACGTGCACGTGTCAGGATTACTTTCTTGACCAACCGTCCTTAGTACCGGCCGCTTGTCTATTTTCACAGGTAAACATTAAATCTACACGGACACCAGCATTAGAAATGAGTCAATGACCACACCAACTCAAACGAAAATGACATTTATTTTTTCGTACTTGCAAATTGGTGTGGTTGTTTCTCATTGTTAAACGACAGAATGCAAATGTGAGGTCAACTCTTTTGGTTGACGACTCCCCATCACCCTTTCTTCATTTGGCTGCCCATTAAAAGTACAAGGAGGGGCTCACTTCTTCCCTTTCTTTCTCTATGCTCACCCAAGGTCTAAGAATCGCCTCCTGTCCTCGAGCTCTCCTCCAGTTCATCTCTGGTGGTGCCGCTGCATGGAGCAGAGAGGGGTGAGGTGCTCGGTGTGTACATAGTAGCAGTATTGTTTTCGGCTTGATGTCGGTGTTTGGTTGATGCTAGTAGCTTGGAGCGGGACGTTGGATCTGTTCGGCCAGGTCCAGAGCCAAGTAGGAttactctctctttcttctgctctAGAGGTTGGAGCCGAGGACGAGGGAAGGACATTGTCTCATCCAGTAAAGTTGTTGCTCGTGTCCACCACTCGTGGTGGACTCGAGGTGTTGTGACGCTTCTTCTGACTAGTCGTGGAGGTGAGGGGATGAAGAGCAGTGGTGCGTCAAGCTATGCGTCTCGAGGGTGGTGGGGATGGTTCCTCCTGCAAGCTCGAGTGAACCATACGGTGGCCATGTCCGCTGCCGTGATCTGTGACCGAAGTGGCAGCCCCTCCAGACACCATTATGCCTGCAACCTCCAAGTTGGAGGCCCTTTCAAACGTTTCTCATCGGCGCTCTGTGTTTTCTCACCGCCAAGTGGTGCATCCCCAACGGAGTCAAGGCGACCGGTGATGGGGGCTCAATCCAGGTGGGTAGGACCACAAACTTGACGGTGTTTCTGTTTTTCGTTTTAGGGTCCTTTGTGCAATTATGCTcgaattttattttcttttgggaGTCCTCCTTCTAAAATGTTCCCACCAACGTTTAATTCAGTGCAGCATCGGGATCCTTGAGACCCCTCCCCCGTTCAACAAAAAAAGTCTGCAAGAGCTTGGGATACATGCACGTACATAGACCAAGTTCCAAAACTCACATGATACTCGGACTTTAAATTTTACCTTTAAAAAACAGCAAATTAAATGGTCATATTATCTTAGAAAATTGTATGGGTCTATTCTACTTAAAATATGTGTGCGATTTTCATTTCAAGATTTTATAGAACATGCGAATATTTTTTACCAATATCTTGAAAGTTTGTGCACGTATCGATCCCAAAAGGATCTGGCGGTAGAGATTTCTTTCTTGACCAGACGTCCTTAGTACAGTACCACATGTCTATTTACACAAGTAAACATCAAGCTACATACACGAACACCAGCATTATCAATGTGGCAGTCACCACATCAACCCAAACGAAAATGACATCTTTCTTTTGTGAAGACTATTGCAAATCTCTGTGGTTGTTTCTCCATTAATTACACGGCGGAAAGCTAATGCGAGGTCAACCATTTTGGTTGACGACCTCAGTGGATGTGGTTGCCCGCTGCCCTTTCTTGATTTGGTCGCCCACTAAAGCGCAAGGCTGCCGTCCGAATATACCGATGAGAGTACGAGACAAACAACATAAATATCCGCAAGATCACCTAAAACTCCAACCAGTCCCAATCACGTCGCTCATATTTCGCGAAAATCTCCTCGAATCATTTTACATCCATACGAAATTGGACAGAATTGGACAGAATTGGACTGGAATTGAGTAAGAGTAACTCACTAACTTCCAAATGAAACTGACAACCACGTCTCCGAGAACCGC
This Lolium perenne isolate Kyuss_39 chromosome 1, Kyuss_2.0, whole genome shotgun sequence DNA region includes the following protein-coding sequences:
- the LOC127306740 gene encoding COP9 signalosome complex subunit 1, giving the protein MDIDDELPTAPAPAGGGEPSQALLSGDQFDVEVYAAQYSGRTRVARLLFIAGQCESEQMRLDALRLAYEGSLKGEDTALHRDVVANIAGRLGPRYAVDQAWSDAVERRSLVRKDKLDSELSGYKANMVKESIRMGYNDIGDFHYAHGHLSEALKSYIRTRDYCTTSKHVVQMCLNVILVSVELGQFMHVSNYVSKAEQTPDDLDPVILAKLRAAAGLAYLETNKYKLAARKFIETGLELRNNYSEVISPQDVAVYGALCALASFDRSELKSKVIDNYNFRNFLELVPEVRELVNDFYASRYGSCLGYLEKLKSNLLLDIHLHEHLEVLYKDIRHKAIIQYTFPFISVDLNTMAVAFKTTVSLLEKELAALITDNKIQARIDSHNKILYANHADQRNGTFQRALQTGNEFERDVKFMLLRANLLKHEYNQKAAEKRV